One Pichia kudriavzevii chromosome 3, complete sequence genomic window carries:
- a CDS encoding uncharacterized protein (PKUD0C01170; Pfam Domains: HMGL-like(5.8e-108)), with protein sequence MSSTHNPYAPNPSDFISNVPRFEIIDSTLREGEQFANAFFTLENKIRIAKALDDFGVDYIEVTSPVASDQAREEVETLCKLGLKNSKILTHIRCHMHDAKVAVETGVDGVNVFIGTSNFLRQHSHGKDMSFITKAAIEVIEFVKSKGLEIRFSTEDSFRSDIVDLLNIYTTVDKIGVNRIGIADTVGGANPRQVYELIRTIKSSVKAEIETHFHNDTGCAIANAYTALEAGAKYIDTCVLGIGERNGIVPLGGFMARMVVSAPDYVKSKYKLTKIRELENLVADIVSVNIPFNNPITGFCAFTHKAGIHAKAILANPSTYEILNPQDFGLTRYIHFANRLTGWNAIKARVEQLNLDLTDDQIKTVTAQIKQMGDIRPLGIEDVDSIIKEFHAKENDTVEVPGAKRQRTD encoded by the coding sequence ATGTCTTCTACCCATAATCCTTATGCACCAAACCCAAGCGATTTTATCTCCAATGTGCCgagatttgaaatcattgattcGACTTTAAGAGAAGGTGAACAATTTGCAAATGCCTTCTTTACgcttgaaaacaaaatcagGATCGCTAAAGcacttgatgattttggaGTGGATTACATTGAGGTCACCTCTCCGGTTGCTTCGGATCAAGcaagagaagaagttgaaactCTTTGTAAATTAGGCTTAAAAAATTCTAAAATTCTAACTCACATTAGATGTCATATGCATGATGCCAAGGTTGCCGTTGAGACCGGTGTTGATGGTGTCAATGTCTTTATTGGTAcatccaatttcttgagACAACATTCGCATGGTAAGGATATGTCTTTTATAACCAAGGCTGCAATTGAAGTGATTGAATTTGTCAAGTCTAAAGGGCTAGAAATTAGGTTTTCTACAGAAGATTCTTTTAGATctgatattgttgatttgttgaatataTACACAACTGTCGATAAGATTGGTGTGAATAGAATCGGTATTGCCGATACTGTTGGTGGTGCCAACCCAAGACAGGTTTATGAGTTGATCAGAACTATCAAGTCTAGCGTTAAAGCCGAAATTGAAACTCACTTCCATAATGATACTGGTTGCGCAATTGCTAATGCGTACACTGCCCTTGAGGCAGGTGCTAAATATATCGACACTTGTGTCTTAGGTATTGGTGAGAGAAACGGTATTGTTCCACTCGGTGGGTTTATGGCTAGAATGGTTGTTTCTGCCCCAGATTATGTTAAATCCAAATACAAACTTACCAAGATTAGAGAACTGGAGAATCTAGTTGCAGATATTGTTTCCGTGAATATCCCTTTCAATAACCCAATCACCGGTTTCTGTGCATTCACTCACAAGGCGGGTATTCACGCAAAGGCCATCCTAGCAAATCCTTCAACTTACGAAATCCTAAATCCACAAGACTTTGGCTTGACTAGGTATATCCATTTTGCTAACAGATTGACCGGGTGGAATGCAATCAAGGCTAGAGTTGAACAGTTGAACCTGGATTTAACTGACGATCAGATCAAAACAGTCACTGCTCAAATCAAGCAAATGGGAGACATTAGACCTTTAGGTATCGAAGATGTTGATTCCATTATCAAGGAATTCCACGCGAAGGAAAATGATACAGTAGAAGTGCCTGGTGCAAAGAGACAAAGAACAGACTGA
- a CDS encoding uncharacterized protein (PKUD0C01180; similar to Saccharomyces cerevisiae YBR189W (RPS9B) and YPL081W (RPS9A); ancestral locus Anc_8.554) produces MPRAPRNHSKTYSVPKRPFETARLDAELKLAGEYGLKNKREIYRIGYQLSKLRRAARDLLTRDEKDPKRLFEGNALIRRLVRVGILSEDKMKLDYVLSLKIEDFLERRLQTQVFKLGLAKSVHHARVLITQRHIAVGKQIVSIPSFMVRLDSQKHIDFAPTSPYGGGRPGRNKRKSQASAASGDAEDEE; encoded by the exons ATGCCAA GAGCTCCAAGAAACCACTCCAAGACCTACTCTGTCCCAAAGAGACCTTTTGAAACCGCTAGATTAGATGCTGAATTAAAGTTAGCTGGTGAATACGGTTTaaagaacaagagagaaatcTACAGAATTGGTTACCAATTATCCAAGTTAAGAAGAGCTGCAAGAGACTTATTAACCAGAGATGAAAAGGACCCAAAGAGATTATTCGAAGGTAACGCTTTAATTAGAAGATTAGTTAGAGTTGGTATCTTATCTGAAGACAAGATGAAGTTAGATTATGTTTTGTCTTTAaagattgaagatttcTTAGAAAGAAGATTACAAACCCAAGTTTTCAAGTTAGGTTTAGCAAAGTCTGTTCACCATGCTAGAGTTTTAATCACTCAAAGACACATTGCTGTTGGTAAGCAAATTGTCTCTATTCCATCTTTCATGGTCAGATTAGATTCCCAAAAGCACATTGATTTTGCTCCAACCTCTCCATACGGTGGTGGTAGACCAGGTAGAAACAAGAGAAAGTCTCAAGCTTCTGCTGCTTCTGGTGATGCAGAAGACGAAGAATAA
- a CDS encoding uncharacterized protein (PKUD0C01190; similar to Saccharomyces cerevisiae YBR192W (RIM2); ancestral locus Anc_8.552) encodes MSKKPGIDKIISLENEIDKASPYLGSDEKSSTQREAYNVKTVKQEIAVKPWVHFVAGGLGGMCGAIFTCPFDVVKTRLQSSVYQELYKSKAIKPSVLTHFKETCNILGNIYRIEGPRALFKGLVPSLVGVIPARSINFFTYGYSKDLLREYYFNGQETSLLHLLSGITAGFVTSTATNPIWLIKTRLQLDRATTKQYKGSIDCIRKVVKNEGFFSLYKGLSASYLGSAESTLQWVLYEQMKAMINYRSQRLEKEGHVRTNLDVSIDWFARSGAAGFAKLIASLLTYPHEVVRTRLRQAPLTENGKAKYTGLIQCFRLVIKEEGLASMYGGLTPHLMRTVPNSMIMFGTWEIFTLLLSKF; translated from the coding sequence ATGAGTAAAAAGCCTGGGATAGATAAAATAATATCATTGGAAAATGAGATTGATAAAGCTTCGCCATATTTGGGGTCAGATGAAAAGTCATCGACTCAAAGAGAAGCTTATAATGTTAAGACTGTGAAACAAGAGATAGCAGTTAAGCCCTGGGTTCACTTTGTTGCAGGTGGATTGGGTGGTATGTGTGGTGCTATTTTTACTTGTCCCTTTGATGTAGTGAAAACTAGATTACAAAGTTCCGTTTATCAAGAGCTCTATAAATCCAAGGCTATAAAGCCATCGGTTTTAACACATTTTAAGGAAACTTGTAATATATTGGGTAATATCTATAGAATAGAAGGTCCAAGAGCATTATTTAAGGGTTTGGTGCCCAGCTTAGTTGGTGTTATACCTGCTAGGtccatcaatttcttcacttaTGGATATTCAAAAGACTTACTAAGAGAGTACTATTTCAATGGACAAGAAACTTCTTTATTGCACTTACTCTCCGGTATAACTGCTGGGTTTGTCACAAGTACCGCCACAAACCCAATCTGGTTGATCAAAACAAGGTTACAGTTGGACCGAGCAACTACGAAACAGTATAAAGGTTCGATCGACTGTATCAGAAAGGTTGTGAAAAATGAAGGTTTCTTTTCACTTTATAAGGGACTAAGTGCTTCTTATTTGGGTAGTGCAGAATCAACGCTCCAATGGGTCTTATATGAACAAATGAAAGCTATGATTAATTATAGAAGTCAGCGTCTAGAAAAGGAAGGACATGTAAGAACAAATCTGGATGTTTCGATTGACTGGTTTGCTAGATCAGGTGCTGCGGGATTTGCTAAACTTATTGCTTCACTGTTAACATACCCTCATGAGGTGGTACGTACAAGATTAAGACAAGCACCTCTTACTGAAAATGGTAAGGCTAAATACACTGGCTTAATTCAATGTTTCAGATTAGttattaaagaagaaggtttGGCATCAATGTATGGTGGCTTAACTCCTCATTTGATGAGAACAGTTCCTAATAGTATGATTATGTTTGGCACCTGGGAAATATTTACACTTTTACTTTCCAAATTCTAA
- a CDS encoding uncharacterized protein (PKUD0C01200; similar to Saccharomyces cerevisiae YBR191W (RPL21A) and YPL079W (RPL21B); ancestral locus Anc_8.553): MGKSHGLRSRTRYAFSRDFKKHGAPNMSTYLKTYKVGDIVDIKVNGAIHDGMPFKFYHGKTGIVFNVTKSAVGVIVNKVVGHRYIEKRLNIKIEHVKHSKCRQEFLNRVKENSAKRAAAKESGEKVQLKRQPAGPRSSRVVTGVPTTLAPVAYETYI, encoded by the exons ATGGGTAAAAG TCATGGTTTAAGATCTAGAACTCGTTACGCATTCAGTCGTGACTTCAAGAAGCATGGTGCTCCAAACATGTCTACTTACTTAAAGACCTACAAGGTTGGTGACATTGTTGACATCAAGGTTAACGGTGCTATCCACGACGGTATGCCATTCAAGTTCTACCACGGTAAGACCGGTATTGTTTTCAACGTTACCAAGTCTGCTGTCGGTGTCATTGTCAACAAGGTTGTTGGTCACAGATACATTGAAAAGAGACTTAACATCAAGATTGAACACGTTAAGCACTCCAAATGTAGACAAGAATTCTTAAACAGAGTTAAGGAAAACTCTGCAAAGAGAGCAGCAGCAAAGGAATCCGGTGAAAAGGTTCAATTAAAGAGACAACCAGCAGGTCCAAGATCTTCTAGAGTTGTTACTGGTGTCCCAACCACCTTAGCTCCAGTTGCTTATGAAACCTACATTTAA
- a CDS encoding uncharacterized protein (PKUD0C01210; similar to Saccharomyces cerevisiae YBR193C (MED8); ancestral locus Anc_8.551) translates to MTSLPPLDHSATPADTLEQIRPRLLQLTQSLTKLEHHLQNPKVDPTTLQNQYNVALQQLSSVTKTINQHQSILETTVVYPNREFNTLSPLLFTLLRKKLTPEVEAWIADAQRQSDSPPNTATSTEAIAEPSLHAFDNFVSDLIDHANESIDHYLFGGYLTKEEVESGINVKDVLPESIEDVKPMDENKILGFIYQGLDSKTV, encoded by the coding sequence ATGACATCGTTACCGCCACTTGACCATTCTGCTACACCTGCCGATACTCTCGAACAAATCCGACCACGTCTCTTGCAATTGACGCAGTCACTTACAAAACTAGAACACCACCTGCAAAACCCAAAGGTAGATCCTACAACGCTACAAAACCAGTACAACGTGGCACTACAGCAACTCTCCTCGGTGACAAAAACTATAAACCAACACCAATCCATCTTAGAGACAACGGTGGTTTATCCAAACAGAGAGTTTAATACACTCTCCCCTCTATTATTTACATTACTACGTAAAAAATTAACCCCTGAAGTAGAAGCATGGATAGCCGATGCACAGCGACAATCAGACTCGCCTCCAAACACAGCCACATCTACAGAAGCAATTGCAGAGCCATCTTTGCATGCATTTGATAATTTCGTTTCGGATTTGATAGACCATGCAAACGAGAGTATAGATCATTACCTCTTTGGCGGATATCTCACCAAGGAAGAAGTGGAATCCGGCATCAATGTAAAGGACGTTTTGCCAGAGAGTATCGAGGATGTCAAACCAATGGACGAAAATAAAATACTTGGCTTTATCTACCAAGGTTTGGACTCCAAAACTGTGTAA
- a CDS encoding uncharacterized protein (PKUD0C01220; similar to Saccharomyces cerevisiae YPL078C (ATP4); ancestral locus Anc_8.549), with product MLARSVRSVRPSHIRLATRAFSTPVEPKEKANSIIDALPGNSILSKTGILATSAAASVYAISSELYVVNDETILLATFLGFMGLVAKVVAPMYGEFARDRTAHVTKLLNEARLGHVTAVKDRIDQVSNLKDVVSTTKALFEMSKETAALEAESFELKQRVNVAAEAKSVLESWARYEAQVRQLEQQQLSSTVISKVQSELKDPKFQEKILAQAVADVEKLFAKN from the coding sequence ATGCTTGCTAGATCCGTCAGATCCGTCAGACCTTCCCACATCAGACTCGCTACCAGAGCCTTCTCCACTCCAGTCGAGccaaaggaaaaggcaAACTCCATTATTGACGCCCTTCCAGGTAATTCCATCTTGTCCAAGACAGGTATTCTTGCAACTTCTGCTGCAGCTTCCGTCTATGCAATTTCCTCTGAATTGTATGTCGTCAATGACGAAACCATTCTCTTGGCAACTTTTCTAGGTTTTATGGGTTTGGTTGCAAAGGTTGTTGCCCCAATGTACGGCGAATTCGCTAGAGACAGAACTGCCCATGTCacaaagttgttgaacGAGGCAAGATTGGGTCACGTCACTGCAGTCAAAGACAGAATCGACCAAGTCTCCAACTTGAAGGACGTTGTCTCCACCACTAAGGCACTTTTCGAAATGTCAAAGGAAACCGCAGCTTTAGAAGCAGAATCCtttgaattgaaacaaAGAGTCAATGTTGCTGCTGAAGCAAAATCTGTTCTTGAATCTTGGGCAAGATACGAAGCCCAAGTTAGACAATtggaacaacaacaattgtCCTCTACCGTCATCTCCAAGGTCCAATCCGAATTGAAGGATCCTAAATTCCAAGAAAAGATTCTTGCTCAAGCTGTTGCAGACGTGGAAAAATTATTCGCAAAGAACTGA
- a CDS encoding uncharacterized protein (PKUD0C01230; similar to Saccharomyces cerevisiae YLR170C (APS1); ancestral locus Anc_1.388) — MIKYILLLSKQGKVRLVKWYLQVPEQVRQRTIREIGAVVPLRKSKMCNVIEHGDGKVVYRRYASLYFVAGVDADENELSILDFMQRYVESLDALYGNVCELDIVFNSALAYAALDECVIGGHISESGGHEVVSRVRSALRLEEMERDGSGQMKGLKV; from the coding sequence ATGATCAAATACATCTTACTGCTATCGAAACAGGGCAAGGTGAGGCTTGTCAAATGGTATCTGCAAGTCCCGGAACAAGTGAGACAACGCACAATACGAGAAATCGGTGCCGTTGTTCCACTACGTAAATCGAAAATGTGCAATGTCATTGAACACGGAGACGGTAAAGTTGTGTACAGACGATATGCCTCACTCTATTTTGTTGCTGGAGTTGACGCCGACGAAAACGAGTTGAGCATACTAGATTTCATGCAACGGTATGTTGAGTCGCTCGACGCTCTCTATGGGAACGTCTGCGAGCTGGACATTGTGTTCAACTCTGCATTGGCGTATGCTGCATTGGACGAATGTGTCATTGGCGGCCATATTAGTGAGAGTGGGGGCCACGAAGTTGTGAGTCGGGTCCGAAGTGCACTTCGATTGGAGGAAATGGAAAGAGACGGCAGTGGACAAATGAAAGGTCTCAAAGTGTGA
- a CDS encoding uncharacterized protein (PKUD0C01240) encodes MRRMDGKAKKLQRLKSQLYISDNSDLEDLETLEVDQGRHTRKRERIDYNENKRVRREERKSPSHHEDQFREKVRSGREKDRERTRETDGGIKGEDFKEPVIEGNIDIGFVKRIVDYDLNKKMSVLGDEREHSIQQHSEGSGHTEKNTEAINDEIKKVYFELAQDVVDKKERDISRTVNRIDREVAKVKDAYEKGESVVPTLYPAVFNRSFKEMESEIQNEEMKRNYRLRMLEEQHQARKDIIKRRYENSVTENRSSIVRYLRHRIEELDDEIERKTTGMDLETFLSLVEYGETKRRVSHVVDELRNE; translated from the coding sequence ATGCGGAGAATGGACGGTAAGGCCAAGAAGCTACAACGACTCAAGTCGCAGCTCTATATCAGTGACAACTCTGACTTGGAAGATCTGGAGACATTAGAAGTGGATCAGGGGCGGCATACACGGAAGCGAGAGCGTATAGACTACAACGAAAACAAGAGGGTGAGGAGAGAGGAGAGAAAGAGCCCCTCCCATCATGAAGACCAATTTAGGGAGAAGGTGAGAAGTGGGAGAGAGAAGGATCGAGAGCGGACAAGAGAAACTGATGGGGGTATCAAGGGAGAAGACTTTAAGGAGCCGGTAATAGAGGGGAATATAGACATTGGGTTTGTCAAAAGAATTGTTGACTATGAtttgaacaagaagatgAGTGTCTTAGGAGACGAGAGAGAACATTCGATACAGCAACACAGTGAAGGAAGTGGACATACGGAGAAGAACACAGAAGCcatcaatgatgaaataaagAAGGTTTATTTTGAGCTTGCTCAAGATGTTGTAGACAAAAAGGAACGGGATATTTCAAGGACTGTTAATCGGATCGATCGAGAAGTGGCCAAAGTGAAGGATGCATACGAGAAGGGCGAGAGTGTTGTTCCAACGTTATATCCGGCAGTATTCAATCGCTCGTTTAAGGAAATGGAATCTGAAATCCAAAACGAGGAGATGAAACGTAATTATAGACTAAGAATGCTTGAAGAGCAACACCAGGCGAGGAAGGACATAATCAAGAGAAGGTACGAAAACAGTGTAACTGAGAATCGGTCGTCTATAGTTCGATATCTTCGTCAtagaattgaagaacttgatgatgaaattgaaaggaAAACTACAGGTATGGATCTAGAGACGTTCCTTTCGCTTGTAGAATACGGGGAGACAAAACGGAGGGTCTCGCATGTAGTTGATGAACTGCGGAACGAATAG